The DNA sequence TGCTGAGAAATCGTGGAATGAGTATCAGAATCAAATTGGTTCTATAATTGAAAAAAGCCGTGCTGATAATGACAAGCTGGCAATAGAGCAGAACTATGATGCAGCAGTACTACTTGATAATCTGGAAGCATCCGTAGGAGAATTGAGCAAACTTCATCAGAAAGATACTGATGATGCAGCTGCCGAAGGGGATGCTATTTATAGAATAGTACTATGGATACTAGGTGTGAGTGCAATTGTCGGTCTTAGCATAGCGATCATTATGACACGTTTCCTCCGCAATACGATTCAAAAGCCGATCGTTATCCTATCTGACAGATTTCAAAGTATGGCACAGGGCGACCTTTCTGTTGAACCGGTTAAGATTGTTACAAAAGATGAAATTGGCAATTTAGGTGAGCATTTTAACTATATGCTTGATCGGTGGAGATATCTGATTCATTCCTTGCATGTTCATATCGAAACAGTTGCCTCAACATCAGTTGAACTTACTACAAGCGCTGAAGAAACAAGCAAAGCGGCAGAGCAAATTGCTGAGTCGATATCCTCTGTCTCGGAAGACGCATCCGAACAGATGACGAGTGCACGGACGAGTCATTCCATTATTGAAGATATCGCAAAAGGGATGGAGCAGACTGCCTCTTCCATACATTCCGTATCAGAACTGTCCAATTCAGCGACGGAGTTCACCAATACTGGTAAAAAACTTATGGACGACACGATTGAAAAGATGTCCGAAGTTCAGCATTCAACTGAAACGACATCTAGCGTTGTACATTCGCTAAGCAGCAAGTCACAAGAAATCAGCACAATCGTCTCGCTGATTACGAATATTGCCAACCAGACGAATCTCCTTGCACTAAATGCATCCATTGAAGCAGCAAGAGCGGGAGAGCAAGGCAAAGGCTTTGCAGTTGTAGCCGGGGAAGTCGGAAAACTTGCTGAAGAGTCCGGAAAAGCAGCTCATCACATTAGTGAATTGATTGAATCAATTCAAAAAGAAGTTGAGGAAGCTAT is a window from the Aciduricibacillus chroicocephali genome containing:
- a CDS encoding methyl-accepting chemotaxis protein, producing MGKSVGKKLGIIFAVFMIVILLISVVGIISTYKLNSNAREMSEKVLPKLQLAENLEKKASDMLSLVQRHILSKDAEFEQKYEAQIDETVNDLDKTFTDYSRLVSTDKERTLLQDAEKSWNEYQNQIGSIIEKSRADNDKLAIEQNYDAAVLLDNLEASVGELSKLHQKDTDDAAAEGDAIYRIVLWILGVSAIVGLSIAIIMTRFLRNTIQKPIVILSDRFQSMAQGDLSVEPVKIVTKDEIGNLGEHFNYMLDRWRYLIHSLHVHIETVASTSVELTTSAEETSKAAEQIAESISSVSEDASEQMTSARTSHSIIEDIAKGMEQTASSIHSVSELSNSATEFTNTGKKLMDDTIEKMSEVQHSTETTSSVVHSLSSKSQEISTIVSLITNIANQTNLLALNASIEAARAGEQGKGFAVVAGEVGKLAEESGKAAHHISELIESIQKEVEEAIDAMDISKGFVDEGLTLMKESGERFFEISGKVDTVSEEAGEISTIAVQINNSTQNVKQLVDEFVKMSENTDEQAQSVAAAVEEQNATMHEMASGSAKLQSMSEELKNLIDEFKLD